A genomic segment from Pseudorca crassidens isolate mPseCra1 chromosome 4, mPseCra1.hap1, whole genome shotgun sequence encodes:
- the SGCB gene encoding beta-sarcoglycan, translating into MAASAAAAAAAAAAAAVAAAEQQSSNGPVKKSMREKAVERRNVNKEHNSNFKAGYIPIDEDRLHKTGLRGRKGNLAICVIILLFILAVINLIVTLVIWAVIRIGPNGCDSMEFHESGLLRFKQVSDMGVIHPLYKSTVGGRRNENLVITGNNQPIVFQQGTTKLSVEKNKTSIISDIGVQFFDPRTQNILFSTDYETHEFRLPSGVKSLNVQKASTERITSNATSDLNIKVDGRAIVRGNEGVFIMGKTIEFRMGGNMELKAENSIILNGTVVVSTTRLPSSSSGDQFGGGDWVRYKLCMCADGTLFKVQVTGQNMGCQTSDNPCGDTH; encoded by the exons ATGGCGGcatcggcggcggcggcggcagcggcggcggctgcTGCGGCGGTGGCGGCAGCCGAGCAG caAAGTTCCAATGGTCCTGTAAAGAAGTCCATGCGTGAGAAGGCTGTTGAAAGAAGGAATGTCAATAAAGAGCACAACAGTAACTTTAAAGCCGGGTATATTCCAATTGATGAGGATCGCCTGCATAAAACGGGACTGAGAGGGAGAAAGGGCAATTTAGCCATCTGTGTGATTATCCTCCTGTTTATTCTGGCTGTCATCAATTTAATT gtAACACTTGTTATCTGGGCTGTGATTCGCATTGGACCAAATGGCTGTGACAGCATGGAGTTTCATGAAAGTGGCCTGCTTCGATTTAAGCAAGTGTCTGACATGGGAGTTATACACCCTCTTTATAAGAGCACAGTAGGAGGAAGGCGAAATGAAAATTTAGTCATCACTGGCAACAACCAACCT ATTGTTTTTCAGCAAGGGACGACAAAGCTCAGtgtagaaaagaacaaaacttcTATCATAAGTGACATTGGTGTGCAGTTTTTCGACCCAAGGactcaaaatatcttattcagCACAGACTATGAAACTCATGAGTTTCGTTTGCCAAGTGGAGTGAAAAGTTTGAATGTTCAAAAAGCATCTACTGAAAGG atTACCAGCAATGCTACTagtgatttaaatataaaagttgaTGGGCGTGCTATTGTGCGTGGAAATGAAGGAGTATTCATTATGGGCAAAACCATTGAATTTCGCATGGGTGGTAATATGGAGTTAAAGGCT GAAAACAGCATCATCCTGAATGGAACTGTGGTGGTCAGCACAACTCGCCTCCCTAGTTCCTCCAGCGGAGACCAGTTTGGTGGTGGTGACTGGGTGCGCTACAAGCTCTGTATGTGCGCTGACGGAACCCTCTTCAAAGTACAGGTGACGGGCCAGAACATGGGCTGCCAGACCTCAGACAACCCCTGTGGAGACACTCACTAG